In Nitrospirota bacterium, a single genomic region encodes these proteins:
- a CDS encoding sigma-54 dependent transcriptional regulator, producing MRPPTLLVIEDEERMRRLLELVLKPEGYDLVLAGSGEEGIKLIGETQDFDLIVTDLQLGNVSGLDVLETAKKTAPDVPVLIITGYGTVKSAVEAMRKGAYDYISKPVDNEELKIVIARALELRRLSRANQALRAGLQERFGFDRMVSVSPQMAQLKRLGMEVAKTDVTVLITGESGTGKELLARAIHLASPRAQGPLVAVNCAGFPEQLLESELFGYEKGAFTDAKKSKPGRFQLADRGTLFLDEIGEMSLVAQAKLLRVLETHHVEPLGSVRSLAVDIRVIGATNQDLSELMKKGRFREDLFYRLNVCHLHIPPLRERREDIKPILESFLDAAGRERGSRIRSVSPDALRLLREYDWPGNVRELHNVVEWITITCKEDEITPDHLPLPLKGAQPAAEEVKEPPSLLSLGLSVEEVEKAMLQEALRTTGGNVSEASRLLKVTRNTLRYRMAKYNLK from the coding sequence ATGCGTCCCCCCACGCTCCTCGTCATCGAAGATGAAGAACGAATGCGACGCCTCCTTGAACTCGTGCTCAAACCGGAGGGCTATGACCTCGTTCTGGCCGGCAGCGGTGAAGAGGGCATCAAGCTCATCGGCGAGACGCAGGATTTCGACCTGATCGTGACCGACTTGCAGCTCGGCAATGTGTCGGGCCTCGACGTGTTGGAAACGGCGAAAAAGACCGCACCCGATGTCCCCGTGCTGATCATCACCGGATACGGCACGGTGAAATCCGCCGTCGAAGCGATGCGCAAGGGCGCCTACGACTACATCTCCAAACCGGTCGACAACGAAGAGCTGAAAATCGTCATCGCGCGGGCGCTCGAGTTGCGGCGGCTGTCCCGGGCCAACCAGGCCCTGCGGGCCGGCCTGCAGGAACGATTCGGCTTCGACCGGATGGTCAGCGTCTCTCCGCAAATGGCCCAGTTGAAGCGCCTGGGGATGGAAGTCGCCAAGACCGACGTCACCGTGTTGATCACGGGCGAGAGCGGCACCGGCAAGGAACTGCTGGCGCGGGCCATCCACCTCGCCAGTCCGCGCGCGCAGGGTCCGCTCGTGGCGGTCAACTGCGCCGGCTTTCCCGAACAGCTTCTCGAATCCGAACTCTTCGGGTACGAAAAAGGCGCCTTCACCGACGCGAAAAAGTCCAAGCCCGGCCGGTTCCAGTTGGCGGACCGCGGCACCTTGTTTCTCGATGAAATCGGAGAAATGAGTCTCGTCGCCCAGGCGAAGCTCCTCCGGGTCCTGGAAACGCATCACGTGGAGCCGCTGGGCAGCGTGCGCAGCCTCGCCGTCGATATCCGGGTCATCGGCGCCACGAACCAGGACCTGTCCGAGCTGATGAAGAAGGGGCGATTCCGGGAAGACCTGTTCTATCGTCTGAACGTCTGCCACCTGCACATTCCTCCGTTGCGGGAACGCCGGGAAGACATCAAGCCCATCCTGGAATCGTTTCTCGACGCAGCCGGACGTGAGCGGGGGAGCCGCATCCGGAGCGTGTCGCCCGACGCGCTGAGGCTCCTCCGGGAGTATGACTGGCCCGGCAACGTGCGCGAGCTTCACAACGTGGTGGAGTGGATCACCATCACCTGCAAGGAGGACGAGATCACGCCGGACCATCTGCCGCTGCCGCTCAAAGGCGCGCAGCCGGCCGCCGAAGAGGTCAAGGAGCCGCCGTCGCTGTTGTCGCTCGGCCTGTCCGTGGAGGAGGTGGAGAAGGCCATGTTGCAGGAGGCCCTCAGAACAACCGGCGGCAATGTGTCCGAAGCCAGCCGGCTGCTGAAGGTCACGCGCAACACGCTCCGGTACCGAATGGCGAAATACAACCTGAAGTGA
- the polX gene encoding DNA polymerase/3'-5' exonuclease PolX has translation MDKHQIAAMLEEIGLLLELKGESPFKSNAYYNAARTIEAQPEDIAELVASGRIRELKGIGTALAEKLAELVGTGRLRYYEELKASVPEGLLEMTTIPGMGPKKIMAVWQQLGITTVGELEYACVENRLVGLPGFGQKTQEKIMQGILQLKKRRGYHLYANVVGEAEQIAEALAATPGVRQVEVVGELRRRMEIVRSIELLVAAERPDRVLEALGRMESFGGLRREGAVVSGKSGLGLPVLVSVAPEIAAHTLLSATGSQAHLDMLAARAVRMGVRWNLDPQAGELAPEAASEAALYEVVGLPFIEPELREGMGEIEAAEARRLGSLVEPRHIQGVFHNHTTYSDGSASLEDMVAAAKELGYRYIGISDHSQSAFYANGLKEDRIREQHAAIDALRKRVTGIAIFKGIEADILADGSMDYPDDVLARFDFVIASVHSRFNLSEEEQTARVIRALSNPYVTMLGHPTGRLLLSREGYRIDMKRVIDGAKQHGKVIEINANPHRLDLDWRLCAYAKAQGVKVSINPDAHAPDGLRDVPFGVNVARKGGLSPADVVNTLGPDEILPVLARRQSCNRK, from the coding sequence ATTGACAAACACCAGATCGCCGCGATGCTCGAAGAGATCGGCTTGTTGCTGGAGCTGAAGGGCGAAAGCCCGTTCAAGAGCAACGCCTACTATAACGCGGCGCGCACGATCGAGGCCCAGCCCGAGGACATCGCGGAGCTGGTCGCCTCCGGCCGGATCCGGGAACTGAAGGGCATCGGGACGGCGCTGGCGGAGAAGCTTGCGGAGCTGGTCGGGACCGGCCGGCTTCGGTATTACGAAGAGCTGAAAGCGAGCGTTCCGGAGGGGCTGCTGGAAATGACGACGATCCCCGGCATGGGGCCGAAAAAAATCATGGCTGTCTGGCAGCAATTGGGGATCACGACGGTCGGCGAGCTGGAATACGCCTGCGTGGAGAATCGCCTCGTCGGATTGCCGGGCTTCGGGCAAAAGACCCAAGAGAAGATCATGCAGGGGATTCTCCAGCTCAAGAAACGGCGCGGGTATCATCTCTACGCTAATGTCGTTGGAGAGGCGGAGCAGATCGCCGAGGCGCTTGCGGCGACTCCCGGGGTGAGGCAGGTGGAGGTGGTCGGCGAGCTCCGGCGGCGCATGGAGATCGTCCGGTCGATCGAGTTGCTGGTGGCGGCGGAGCGACCGGACAGGGTGCTGGAGGCTCTCGGTCGGATGGAAAGTTTCGGAGGCTTGCGCCGGGAAGGGGCCGTCGTCAGCGGCAAGTCCGGACTCGGCCTGCCGGTCCTCGTGTCCGTGGCGCCGGAGATTGCCGCGCACACGCTTTTGTCGGCCACCGGCAGCCAAGCGCATCTCGACATGCTCGCGGCTCGCGCCGTACGCATGGGGGTACGGTGGAACCTCGATCCGCAAGCCGGCGAGCTCGCCCCTGAGGCCGCTTCCGAGGCGGCGCTCTATGAAGTGGTCGGTCTGCCGTTCATCGAGCCGGAGCTCCGGGAAGGGATGGGGGAAATCGAGGCCGCGGAAGCCCGCCGACTCGGCTCGCTCGTGGAGCCGCGGCACATCCAGGGCGTCTTTCACAACCACACGACCTACAGCGACGGCTCCGCTTCGCTCGAGGACATGGTGGCCGCGGCCAAAGAACTGGGCTACCGGTACATCGGCATCTCCGATCACAGCCAGTCGGCCTTCTATGCCAATGGCCTCAAGGAAGACCGCATTCGGGAACAGCACGCGGCCATCGACGCGTTACGGAAGCGGGTGACCGGTATCGCGATTTTCAAAGGCATCGAGGCCGACATTCTCGCCGATGGATCGATGGACTATCCGGACGACGTGCTGGCCCGGTTCGATTTCGTGATCGCTTCCGTCCACAGCCGGTTCAACCTGTCCGAAGAAGAACAGACGGCGCGGGTGATTCGGGCTCTGTCCAACCCATATGTCACGATGCTGGGGCACCCGACCGGACGCCTGCTCTTGTCCCGCGAGGGCTACCGGATCGACATGAAGCGCGTGATCGATGGGGCCAAGCAACACGGCAAGGTCATCGAAATCAACGCCAACCCCCATCGGCTGGATCTGGACTGGCGGCTCTGCGCCTATGCCAAGGCGCAAGGCGTGAAGGTCAGCATCAACCCCGACGCCCACGCGCCCGACGGCCTGCGTGACGTGCCATTCGGTGTCAACGTCGCGCGCAAGGGCGGGCTGTCGCCCGCCGACGTCGTCAATACGCTGGGGCCGGACGAGATCTTGCCCGTGCTCGCGAGGCGACAATCTTGCAACAGAAAATAG
- the trxB gene encoding thioredoxin-disulfide reductase yields MSRHVAIIGSGPAGLTAAIYTARADLSPVLIEGWQAGGQLTTTTEVENYPGFAHAVMGPELMKEMRAQAERFGTEFLTGDVTAVDFGRRPFTLTVDGERTIEAKTVIIASGASALHLGLPNESRLLGRGVSTCATCDGYFFRGKELVVVGGGDSAMEEAIFLTKFATRVSVVHRRDKLRASKIMQDRAFKNDKIAFIWNSVVEDILGDQVVTGVKLRNVVTGKTAELACAGVFVAIGHSPNTAIFKGQIEMDEKGYILTKHGTATNVPGVFAAGDVQDSKYRQAVTAAGFGCMAAMDAERYLESLG; encoded by the coding sequence ATGTCCCGTCACGTCGCGATCATCGGTTCAGGGCCGGCCGGGCTGACCGCCGCCATTTACACGGCACGGGCCGATCTGTCTCCGGTGCTGATCGAAGGCTGGCAGGCCGGCGGGCAGTTGACGACCACGACCGAGGTGGAAAATTATCCGGGGTTTGCGCACGCCGTCATGGGTCCCGAACTCATGAAGGAGATGCGGGCCCAAGCGGAGCGGTTCGGCACGGAGTTTCTGACCGGCGACGTCACCGCCGTGGACTTCGGCCGCCGGCCGTTCACGCTGACGGTGGACGGGGAGCGGACCATCGAGGCGAAAACGGTGATCATCGCCTCCGGCGCCTCCGCGCTCCACCTCGGCCTTCCCAACGAATCCCGCCTCCTGGGCCGCGGTGTCTCCACCTGCGCCACCTGCGACGGCTACTTCTTCCGCGGCAAAGAACTGGTGGTGGTCGGAGGCGGCGACAGCGCGATGGAAGAAGCCATCTTCCTGACCAAGTTCGCCACCCGCGTCTCCGTTGTCCACCGACGCGACAAGCTCCGCGCCTCAAAAATCATGCAGGACCGCGCCTTCAAGAACGACAAGATCGCCTTTATCTGGAACAGCGTCGTCGAGGATATCCTGGGCGATCAGGTCGTCACCGGCGTCAAGCTCCGCAATGTGGTAACCGGTAAGACTGCGGAACTGGCCTGCGCCGGCGTCTTCGTCGCCATCGGTCACAGCCCGAACACCGCGATCTTCAAAGGCCAGATCGAGATGGATGAGAAAGGGTACATCCTCACCAAGCACGGCACCGCCACGAACGTGCCGGGCGTCTTCGCCGCCGGCGACGTGCAGGACTCCAAGTACCGCCAGGCCGTCACCGCCGCCGGTTTCGGCTGCATGGCCGCGATGGACGCCGAGCGATATCTTGAGTCATTGGGCTAG
- the queG gene encoding tRNA epoxyqueuosine(34) reductase QueG: MSLSEAIKREARALGFDAVGVCRVDADGSRIEGRGSTAVPTSARPLPDPGTSNVEHRTLLTDLLHKRLLEWLERGYHGLMAWMEKAPSRRADPREVLPGCRSIISVGMNYYTDQRPDESPGHGRIARYARGRDYHKVLGKRLTRLEACIKALAPEARTRSYVDTGPVMEKAWAQQAGLGWIGKHSNLVSTQYGSWLLLGEILTTLELAPDEPAADLCGSCSLCVKACPTGAITEPYVVDARKCISYLTIELRDSADTIPTELASKLGNRIFGCDDCLDICPYNMNAQPTGEPAFQPSTLSLAPVLVHLAVQRESEFASTFRHSPIRRARHAGFLRNVGIALRNTRAGCPVPPS; this comes from the coding sequence ATGTCCCTCTCGGAGGCGATCAAGCGCGAGGCTCGTGCTCTGGGCTTCGACGCGGTCGGCGTTTGCCGGGTGGACGCTGACGGGTCGAGGATCGAGGGTCGAGGGTCAACGGCGGTTCCTACATCGGCGCGTCCTCTTCCCGATCCCGGAACTTCGAACGTCGAACATCGAACGTTACTGACCGACCTGCTTCATAAGCGATTGCTCGAATGGCTCGAGCGCGGCTACCACGGCCTGATGGCCTGGATGGAGAAGGCGCCGTCCCGGCGGGCCGACCCGCGTGAGGTGTTGCCTGGCTGCCGCTCCATCATTTCCGTCGGCATGAACTACTACACGGACCAACGGCCGGACGAGAGCCCCGGCCACGGCCGGATCGCGCGCTACGCCCGGGGGAGGGATTATCACAAAGTGCTCGGCAAACGGCTGACGCGGTTGGAAGCGTGCATCAAGGCCTTGGCACCGGAAGCCCGGACCCGCTCGTATGTGGACACCGGACCGGTGATGGAAAAAGCCTGGGCCCAGCAGGCGGGCTTGGGCTGGATCGGCAAGCACTCGAATCTCGTCTCGACCCAGTACGGCTCCTGGCTCCTGCTCGGCGAGATCCTCACGACACTGGAGTTGGCCCCAGATGAGCCCGCCGCCGACCTCTGCGGATCGTGCAGCCTCTGCGTAAAGGCCTGCCCGACCGGCGCTATTACGGAACCCTATGTCGTGGACGCCCGGAAATGCATCTCGTACCTGACGATCGAATTGCGCGATTCGGCGGACACGATTCCGACCGAGTTGGCGTCCAAGCTGGGCAATCGGATCTTCGGCTGCGACGACTGTCTGGACATCTGTCCGTACAACATGAACGCACAGCCGACCGGCGAGCCGGCCTTCCAGCCTTCGACCCTCTCCTTGGCGCCCGTTCTTGTGCATCTGGCGGTGCAACGTGAATCCGAATTTGCCTCGACATTCCGCCACAGTCCGATCCGGCGCGCCAGACACGCAGGGTTTCTCCGCAATGTCGGCATCGCACTCCGCAACACGCGGGCCGGTTGTCCTGTCCCCCCTTCCTGA
- the thiI gene encoding tRNA uracil 4-sulfurtransferase ThiI has translation MRCAIVHYHELALKGRNRSFFEQRLVRNLRLALKDLGVRRVDALPGRIRVIIPDALSWDGAKARLSRVFGVVNFSLARSVPLDLASPNLAALKAAVADEVRGLAFDTFQVAAKRADKRLAFTSMDVERELGAHLCAVTGKKVNLTKPDLTVYVELLSTDAYYSVKKEVGPGGMPTGVSGKVACLISGGIDSPVAAYRMMQRGCKAVFVHFHGRPFVGRASEEKVREIVGLLTRYQLYSRLYLIPFGEIQRHIVLGAPAAYRVVLYRRMMLRIAEELARRERCWALVTGDSLGQVASQTPENLTVVQEAAQLPILRPLIGMDKIEITEQAQRIGTFETSIEPDQDCCRLFVPPHPSTRTDLDVIRRIEHGFDLGALVKQGLDQSELAEFTFPA, from the coding sequence ATGCGCTGCGCGATCGTTCACTATCATGAACTGGCCCTGAAAGGGCGGAACCGCTCCTTCTTCGAGCAGCGCCTCGTCCGGAACCTCCGCCTGGCGCTCAAAGACCTCGGCGTCAGACGGGTCGATGCGTTGCCGGGCCGCATTCGCGTGATCATCCCCGATGCGCTTTCCTGGGACGGCGCGAAAGCCCGCCTCTCGCGGGTCTTCGGCGTCGTGAACTTCTCGCTCGCCCGGTCGGTCCCGCTGGATCTGGCGAGTCCGAATCTCGCAGCCTTGAAAGCCGCCGTGGCCGACGAAGTGCGGGGATTGGCGTTCGACACGTTTCAGGTCGCCGCCAAGCGCGCCGACAAGCGCCTGGCGTTCACCTCGATGGACGTGGAACGGGAATTGGGCGCTCATCTTTGTGCGGTGACGGGCAAGAAGGTGAATCTGACGAAGCCGGACCTGACCGTCTACGTCGAACTGCTCAGCACGGACGCCTACTATTCCGTGAAAAAGGAAGTCGGTCCCGGCGGCATGCCGACGGGCGTGAGCGGCAAAGTCGCGTGCCTGATTTCGGGCGGCATCGACTCGCCGGTTGCGGCCTATCGCATGATGCAGCGGGGTTGCAAGGCGGTCTTCGTCCACTTTCACGGGCGGCCGTTCGTCGGCCGCGCGTCGGAGGAGAAGGTGCGCGAGATCGTGGGCCTGCTGACCCGCTACCAACTGTACTCGCGGCTGTACCTGATTCCTTTCGGCGAGATTCAGCGCCACATCGTGCTGGGCGCGCCGGCCGCCTATCGGGTCGTGCTCTATCGCCGCATGATGCTGCGCATCGCCGAGGAACTTGCGAGGCGGGAACGGTGCTGGGCGCTCGTCACGGGAGACAGCCTCGGCCAGGTCGCGTCGCAGACGCCGGAAAACCTGACCGTCGTCCAGGAAGCGGCCCAACTGCCGATCCTCCGCCCACTGATCGGCATGGACAAGATCGAGATCACCGAACAGGCGCAACGCATCGGGACGTTCGAGACGTCCATCGAACCGGATCAGGATTGCTGCCGGCTGTTCGTCCCGCCGCATCCCAGCACGAGGACCGATCTCGACGTCATTCGCAGGATCGAACACGGCTTCGATCTCGGCGCGCTCGTCAAACAGGGTCTCGATCAGTCGGAACTCGCGGAATTTACCTTTCCCGCGTAG
- a CDS encoding ATP-binding protein, producing MKLQPRIGGLQKKFFIALLIVGIVPGIAALIATYLYSTYSLKHSIGSGFQEIARSTAIRIAAAVDQEIDRAERLALVPVLVRGVVQTANRRYAGKSDAEVRRILADGETAWMRTRLLGGPPEVAQTTTYLRNWARQANYYVRVVIADSRGAVVASTDPEIPYLNADQEWWQEAFEEGTDAAYVSSLRFDGRLNEFVFDVAVAVIDEEEREPIGVVGLVIRRDVLMNTILPIRVGQTGHGMLLDTEGTPLICPVLPPTAHLIHDALLNQLVRNEPLWLVAEDDAHGGHHSIVGSAPVRFSHKLTTSSLGGERWFAFVRQQPEETYAPINSMLFTVGLIGFGLVVGLASMGFVVGRRIVGPILALRREAEALRRNVAALFEGAPSPPIENKPAADIRTGDEIEALSTTFHAMRSALEDSLRTIKSQQSELIRREKLASVGQLLAALAHDLRNPLGVIRSSAQLVLEERQNEAVKREVARYIVDEVDRLTHRINDFLRYARQKPPELKAVAASALAEAALWQWKAQGGHERITLDTRFEEHLPALYVDPEQVKEALVNLLINAREAMPDGGRLTVTTRRGDEDSVEIEVADTGCGIPEANLSRIFEPFFTTKEYGTGLGLTNVKRLVEDNGGTLTVTSEEGKGSSFTVRFPVVKEKSP from the coding sequence ATGAAACTCCAGCCCAGGATCGGCGGCCTGCAAAAGAAGTTTTTCATCGCCCTGCTGATCGTCGGGATCGTGCCCGGCATCGCCGCTCTGATCGCGACCTATCTCTACAGCACTTACAGTCTCAAGCACTCGATCGGCAGCGGGTTCCAGGAGATCGCCCGCTCGACCGCCATTCGCATCGCCGCGGCGGTGGATCAGGAGATCGATCGTGCCGAACGCTTGGCGCTCGTGCCTGTTCTGGTCCGGGGGGTCGTTCAAACGGCGAACCGGCGGTACGCCGGCAAGAGCGACGCCGAGGTCCGCCGCATCCTGGCCGATGGTGAGACGGCCTGGATGCGAACCCGGCTGCTGGGCGGTCCGCCCGAGGTGGCCCAGACGACGACGTATCTCCGGAATTGGGCCCGGCAAGCGAATTATTATGTGCGCGTGGTGATCGCGGACAGCCGTGGCGCGGTGGTCGCATCCACCGATCCCGAGATTCCGTATCTCAACGCCGATCAGGAATGGTGGCAGGAGGCGTTCGAGGAAGGAACGGATGCGGCCTACGTCAGTTCCTTGCGGTTCGACGGCCGTCTGAACGAATTCGTCTTCGACGTGGCGGTCGCTGTCATCGACGAGGAGGAACGTGAACCGATCGGCGTGGTGGGACTGGTGATCAGACGCGACGTGCTGATGAACACGATTCTCCCCATCCGCGTCGGGCAGACCGGCCACGGCATGCTGTTGGACACGGAGGGCACGCCGCTGATCTGTCCCGTGCTCCCGCCGACTGCGCACCTGATTCATGACGCGTTGCTGAATCAACTCGTCCGCAACGAACCGTTGTGGCTCGTGGCGGAGGACGATGCGCACGGCGGCCATCACTCCATCGTCGGTTCGGCGCCGGTCCGTTTCAGCCACAAACTGACCACCTCGAGCCTCGGCGGAGAACGGTGGTTCGCCTTCGTCCGCCAACAGCCGGAAGAAACCTATGCCCCGATCAATTCGATGCTGTTTACCGTCGGGCTCATCGGGTTCGGGCTGGTGGTGGGACTGGCCTCCATGGGATTCGTGGTCGGTCGGCGTATCGTCGGCCCGATCCTCGCGCTCCGGCGGGAGGCGGAAGCCCTTCGCCGCAACGTGGCCGCCCTCTTCGAGGGGGCCCCTTCGCCGCCGATCGAGAACAAACCGGCGGCGGACATCCGCACCGGAGACGAGATCGAGGCCTTGTCGACGACGTTCCATGCCATGCGGAGCGCCCTCGAAGACAGTCTGCGCACGATCAAATCCCAGCAGAGCGAACTGATCAGACGGGAGAAACTGGCCTCCGTGGGCCAACTGTTGGCGGCGCTCGCCCATGATCTCAGGAACCCGCTCGGCGTGATCCGCAGTTCGGCCCAACTGGTGCTCGAAGAACGCCAGAACGAGGCGGTGAAGCGGGAAGTCGCGCGCTACATCGTCGACGAAGTGGATCGGCTCACCCACCGCATCAATGACTTTCTCCGATACGCCCGCCAGAAGCCGCCGGAGCTCAAAGCGGTGGCGGCCTCGGCCCTGGCCGAGGCGGCGCTGTGGCAGTGGAAGGCGCAGGGCGGGCATGAACGGATCACGCTCGATACCCGGTTTGAAGAACACCTGCCGGCCCTGTATGTGGACCCAGAACAGGTCAAGGAAGCGCTCGTCAACCTCCTGATCAACGCGCGCGAGGCCATGCCGGACGGCGGCCGTCTGACCGTGACGACGCGGCGCGGCGACGAGGATTCCGTCGAGATCGAGGTGGCCGACACGGGCTGCGGGATCCCGGAAGCCAATCTCAGCCGCATCTTCGAGCCCTTTTTCACGACGAAGGAATACGGCACCGGTCTGGGGCTGACCAACGTGAAACGATTGGTGGAGGACAACGGCGGGACGCTGACAGTGACCAGTGAAGAAGGCAAAGGGAGTTCCTTCACGGTCCGGTTCCCGGTCGTCAAAGAAAAGTCGCCGTGA
- a CDS encoding SRPBCC family protein has product MRRLAAVVTAVLLLGLSWVEPFVIRASATDERPAADGIRTLDVRPDPAGGVRATATIGVPVAPAVLQAVLTDYARWPELFEVRMRLANLEWLDGRAVTDLRIQHALLPGERRLLCESRALPSGGLLTTLKGGDFKRYQRIWRLTPEGDGSRTRAEFDLVVDVDMIVPDWLMALSLRRELEVHFRLVREKAVELATRER; this is encoded by the coding sequence ATGCGCAGGCTCGCTGCGGTCGTGACAGCCGTCCTCTTGCTCGGGCTCTCCTGGGTCGAACCCTTTGTCATCCGGGCATCGGCGACCGATGAACGACCCGCCGCGGACGGCATTCGAACGTTGGATGTTCGGCCCGATCCGGCCGGGGGTGTCCGGGCGACGGCCACGATAGGGGTCCCGGTCGCGCCGGCAGTGTTACAGGCGGTCCTGACCGATTACGCCAGGTGGCCCGAGTTGTTCGAGGTCCGCATGCGCCTCGCGAATCTGGAGTGGCTGGATGGGCGGGCCGTCACCGATCTCCGCATCCAGCATGCGCTGCTGCCGGGCGAGCGCCGGCTCCTTTGCGAGTCGCGCGCCTTGCCGAGCGGCGGGCTGTTGACCACGCTCAAGGGCGGCGACTTCAAACGGTATCAGCGGATCTGGCGGCTCACGCCGGAAGGGGACGGCAGCCGGACGCGCGCAGAATTCGATCTGGTCGTGGATGTGGATATGATCGTCCCGGACTGGCTCATGGCGCTCTCGCTCCGCCGCGAGCTGGAGGTGCACTTTCGGCTGGTCAGAGAGAAAGCGGTCGAACTGGCTACGCGGGAAAGGTAA